Proteins co-encoded in one Astatotilapia calliptera chromosome 18, fAstCal1.2, whole genome shotgun sequence genomic window:
- the LOC113010672 gene encoding transcription factor HES-1-B-like, translated as MPAGTLERASPSAVAATPTSGDSTPEKPRALTESRKSSKPIMEKRRRARINESLGQLKTLILDALKKDSSRHSKLEKADILEMTVKHLRNLQRLQMTAAANTDPFVLGKYRAGFSECVGEVTRFLSTCEGVNTEVRTRLLSHLAACVAQINTLNFYGPHLGAVGLGQTGTQIPVASVPQIPCKSNSLMHAPPESMKLYGGFQVVPTPDGQFAFLVPSAALGPLTAQNGHHVSPVAPAVTSDSVWRPW; from the exons ATGCCAGCCGGTACTTTAGAGAGAGCATCTCCGTCCGCTGTGGCTGCCACCCCTACAAGTGGCGACTCCACGCCCGAGAAACCCCGGGCTTTGACAGAGAGCAGAAAG TCTTCCAAACCAATCATGGAAAAGCGAAGACGCGCGCGCATCAATGAGAGCCTGGGTCAGCTGAAGACCCTCATCCTGGACGCACTCAAGAAAGAC agctccagacactctaaactgGAGAAGGCTGACATCCTTGAGATGACTGTGAAGCACCTCAGGAACCTGCAGCGACTTCAGATGACTG ctgcTGCAAACACAGACCCCTTCGTTCTGGGTAAATACAGAGCCGGATTCAGTGAGTGTGTAGGAGAAGTCACCCGTTTCCTGTCCACATGCGAAGGGGTGAACACAGAGGTGAGGACTCGCCTCCTCAGCCACCTGGCAGCCTGCGTGGCCCAAATCAATACTCTGAACTTCTATGGACCTCACCTCGGTGCGGTTGGACTCGGACAGACCGGCACACAGATTCCAGTCGCTTCAGTCCCACAGATACCCTGCAAAAGCAATTCGCTCATGCACGCTCCCCCAGAATCGATGAAACTCTATGGAGGCTTCCAAGTGGTGCCCACGCCCGATGGACAGTTTGCGTTTCTCGTGCCCAGTGCAGCCCTCGGACCTCTGACCGCACAGAATGGTCACCACGTGTCACCTGTTGCACCGGCTGTCACCTCAGACTCTGTGTGGAGGCCGTGGTAG
- the LOC113010596 gene encoding carboxypeptidase N subunit 2, producing MDRNLGLILLLLLLCHKGSGEFCPYRCQCFTLVQVLCADATMTSLPKNISREVKDFIVMTTAVQYLFSHTLEGSPQLTKLIFLDNQLKSIHCRAFEHLTELQELEISGNPLDHLFLGTFSKQGNLTKLLLNFNRFQTVLPGMFDSLKQLETLQMKGNVISDLPAFLFLNLQKLRVLDLSQNKLEGVKKETFCGLEKLEILKMNNNLLSNFTSDTFHNVSQLTELHLEGNMITKLDDGIFAVLTELQVLNLRGNLLTTFSDKVFGFEGSNLSELNLKGNRLTELSSLSSLTLLTNLILSSNQLSNLTGDIFRNVTALMILDLSENQITSLPETIFNDLSEIRTIYLQKNNLSTLDAKLFKSQEFIQQLYLSDNQLESLPEDLFDHFILQYTVRLHGNPWKCDCHIWYLHDWVLENSKTMEMLDRVVCESPNFLKKRAVMSINKDQLVCHLSRDEMPDLSTCSLQASNGIMIIKCKVDICSPLTVKVQFQKEDGNIKEHIVKNEHEPSQCSNETLIESPIQ from the coding sequence atGGACAGAAATTTGGGTCTGatcctgctcctgctgcttctctgcCACAAAGGCAGCGGAGAGTTTTGTCCATACCGATGTCAGTGTTTCACTCTGGTCCAGGTGCTATGTGCTGATGCAACAATGACGTCTTTACCAAAGAATATTTCCAGGGAGGTCAAGGACTTTATTGTAATGACTACGGCTGTGCAGTACCTGTTCTCTCACACTTTGGAGGGCAGTCCTCAACTCACCAAGCTTATTTTCCTGGATAATCAACTGAAAAGTATTCACTGTCGGGCATTCGAACATCTGACTGAGCTTCAGGAACTGGAGATCAGCGGGAACCCCTTGGATCATTTATTTCTAGGAACTTTTTCAAAGCAAGGAAATTTGACTAAACTGCTGCTCAACTTCAACAGGTTCCAGACGGTGCTTCCTGGTATGTTTGACTCCTTGAAACAGCTAGAAACTCTGCAAATGAAGGGCAACGTCATATCAGATCTACCTGCGTTTCTTTTCCTGAACCTTCAAAAGCTGCGTGTCCTGGATTTGTCCCAAAATAAGCTTGAGggagtaaaaaaagaaactttttgtGGTCTGGAAAAGTTAGAGATCTTGAAAATGAACAACAACCTCCTCAGCAATTTTACATCTGACACATTTCACAATGTttctcagctgacagagctTCATCTGGAAGGGAACATGATAACAAAACTTGATGATGGCATCTTTGCTGTGTTAACTGAATTGCAGGTGCTGAATCTCCGTGGGAACCTTCTTACAACCTTTAGCGATAAAGTGTTTGGATTTGAGGGCTCAAATTTGTCGGAACTGAACCTAAAAGGCAACAGACTAACTGAGCTGTCCTCTCTAAGCAGTCTGACTTTACTTACCAACCTCATCCTGTCCTCTAACCAGCTCTCCAACCTTACTGGagacatttttagaaatgttaCAGCCCTGATGATCCTGGACCTGTCTGAAAACCAGATCACTTCACTGCCCGAAACAATCTTTAATGATCTGTCTGAGATTAGGACAATCTACCTGCAAAAGAACAATCTCAGCACTTTGGATGCCAAACTGTTCAAGAGCCAGGAATTCAttcagcagctctacctgtctGACAACCAACTGGAGAGTCTCCCAGAGGACCTTTTCGACCATTTTATCCTGCAGTACACCGTGAGGCTGCATGGAAACCCTTGGAAATGTGACTGCCACATATGGTACCTGCATGACTGGGTGTTGGAAAACAGCAAAACCATGGAGATGCTGGACAGGGTGGTATGTGAGAGCCcaaactttttgaaaaaacgGGCGGTCATGTCCATCAACAAGGATCAGCTGGTCTGTCATTTGTCCAGAGATGAGATGCCAGATCTCAGCACCTGTAGCCTACAAGCATCAAATGGCATCATGATCATAAAGTGTAAAGTAGATATATGTTCTCCACTGACAGTGAAGGTACAGTTTCAGAAGGAAGATGGCAACATTAAGGAACATATTGTGAAAAATGAGCATGAACCCTCACAATGTAGCAACGAGACACTGATCGAGAGCCCCATTCAGTAG
- the cldn1 gene encoding claudin-1: MANAGVQLLGFILALIGCFGVIAATIMVQWKASAYVGDNIITAQAMYEGLWQTCASQSTGQVQCKVYDSLLQLPGNVQGTRGLMVSSIVLCFISILVAVMGMKCTTVMSDSPELKDKVALSGGIIFILAGLLALAGTSWFGSNIAKEFYNPFTPTNSR; the protein is encoded by the exons ATGGCAAACGCTGGAGTGCAGCTTCTCGGATTCATACTGGCCCTCATTGGCTGCTTTGGCGTCATCGCGGCCACAATCATGGTGCAGTGGAAAGCTTCAGCCTACGTTGGGGACAACATCATCACGGCTCAGGCGATGTATGAAGGGCTTTGGCAGACCTGTGCGAGTCAGAGCACCGGACAAGTTCAGTGTAAAGTGTATGACTCCCTCCTCCAGCTGCCAG GAAACGTACAGGGCACACGAGGGCTGATGGTGTCGTCCATCGTGCTGTGCTTCATTTCCATCCTGGTGGCAGTGATGGGTATGAAGTGCACTACGGTCATGAGCGACTCTCCAGAGCTGAAGGATAAGGTGGCCCTGAGTGGAGGGATTATCTTTATTCTTGCTG GTCTGCTTGCCCTGGCGGGAACTTCCTGGTTTGGCAGCAACATAGCAAAGGAATTCTACAATCCATTCACTCCGACTAACTCCAGGTGA